GCTACTGACATTGCCCTAGGATTACCAATTAATATTTAGGGAGTGATTTTGAATATGCAATATGTAGCGATGAAGACATTCGATATTCGAAGGAACCTAGCAACTGAGCAGTACTTAATGAACAGTGATAAATTAGAATTACCAGTTGTGTTATTTTATATTGAGGATCGTTGTGTGATTGTTGGACGCAATCAAAATACTATTGAAGAAGTTGATCAGAATTATTGCAGAGAAAACGGAGTGACAGTTACCAGAAGGCTCTCTGGTGGAGGTGCCATGTATCAAGATCTGGGGAATTTATGCTTTAGTTTTATCGTTGATGCTAAGAACCAAGAGTTTGGTGATTTTAAAAAAATGGTTTCCCCAATAGTTAAGGCCCTACACGAAATGGGTGTGACAGGAGCAGAAGTAACTGGACGTAATGATATTGTTGTTGATGGAAAGAAATTCTCGGGAAATGCAATGTATACTAGAGGCGGAAAAACATTTTCACATGGAACGCTGATGCTAGATGTAGATACTTCAGAGGTTGCCAAGACATTGACAGTACCTTTAGACAAAATTCAATCTAAAGGAATAAAATCTGTACGTAGTCGAGTTACAAATTTACGTCCCTATCTTTTGCCAGAATACCAAAATATTACGACTGAAGAATTTCGTGATTTGTTGATCACTAAAGTTTTAGGAGTAGATAGTATTGAGCAGGCAAAGGAAAATGAATATCTCTTAACAGCTGAAGATGAAAGCAAAGTTGATGAAATAGAGGCACAATATTACAGTAACTGGGACTGGGTATATGGTAAATCACCTAAGTTTACTGTAAAGAAACGTAAACACTTTACAAGTGGGACAATTGACGCACGTATTCTTGTCGAAAAAGGAAAAATTGAAAACATAAAATTCTATGGTGACTTTTTCGGAACAAATAATGTGAGTGAGCTCGAAACAAAGCTTACAGGTAGTGTTTTTGATAGACCACAATTAGAAGCAAAACTTCATGATAGTAACTTAAGTCAATATTTTCAAGGTATTCCTGAAAAAGAAATAATTGATTTATTGGCTGGTTAATCTAGCTAATAGAGATTGCGCAGCATTATAAAAGAAGGACTGTATTTTGTGACAGTCCTCTTTTTGTATCTCATACTGGAGATGATATTGTATGAAGTTGAATGTAAGAAGGGGAGAACGAAATGAAGTGGCAGACTGCTTGGGTACATGAATGCGGTGATTTTTCAGCTTTACCTTTTAAAATGACTGAACTAACAGAAATAATTCAAATGACATTGAACGTTAGCGGAAATGCTGTCAGATTTGAGTTATCAAATCTATATGGTGAGGAAGATCTTGTGTTCAATGAAGTGAGTTTTAGTGCGGATAAAAAGTTCCACGTGAAACATAGAATATATTATGATAGTAAGACGACGATTATCATACAAAAGGGCACAACTATAATGACTGATGCGTTAGATGTTAAGATTCTTCCAGGACAAAAAGTTTTTCTAAGGTTAATTAGCAGTCGAACACAGAAATATATGGACTTTGCTAGTACCTATGATACATCAATGACAAATGCTGCAATTGTTAGAAGAGCTGGAGTAAATCCATCTTTACGGCAAACATTTGGCGCAAGGCGAGGCTGGTTTTGTTTAAGCAAAGCAGAAGTGTTTAGTAATTACCAACCAAAAATTGTTTCACTAATTGGAGACTCATTAATTGAAATGGGATATGTCAGCGATAGTCTCATGGCATTGCTATATCAGAAATTTCCAAACAAAGTAGTTGTTTTAAACCATGGAGTTTCTGGACAAAGATTACTCAACGACGCACCTCAAGGTGAACCACTTTTTGCAACCTTTGGGATGAAAACAAGGAAAATTCTACCAAAAGTTTTGCAGAATAGTCCGAACATAGTATTAATGTTTGCTGGACTAAATGATTTAATATTACCTGTTTTCAGTCAAGAAGCAAAAAATCAATTAGCTCAAGCTCAAGTTCTTTTTAAGGAAGTTGAATATATTTATAAACAAATAACAAGCAACAAGAGTGAGTTTATGTTAAGTACAATAACACCATTTGAGATTGGGCACACAAAAGAGATTCATACTTCAGTGATGGAGCAAAATCTTCTCACCAGAATAAACTTAAATAAACTTTTCCAAAAAAAATATCAAACTGAATTAATTAATAGTGCAGCATTAGTTGAGGATAAGACTTGCCATTTGCTTAGAGAATATGATTTGGGAGATCATATTCATATTAATAAGGCAGCCGGTGAAATTATTGCACAGAATATATGTGATAAAGTTATAGCAAAAACTGGATTAGTATAATATTGTCTTGGTGATGTGTATGGAAGAGTAGTATACTGTGCATAGAAAATTACTACGAGGTTATATGATGATTGACTTACACGAAATACTAGATAAAATGAATCCAAACCAAAAAATTAATTACGATAAGATCCTTCAGAAAATGGTAGTTACTTGGCAAAAAGATAAAGTTAGGCCATCAATTTTGTTGCATAGTTGTTGTGCACCATGTAGTACCTATACTTTAGAGTACTTGACACAGTATGCCGATGTAACTGTCTATTATGCAAATTCAAATATTCATCCAAGAGCAGAGTACCAACGAAGAGAGTATGTCCAACGAAAGTTTATTAGCGATTTTAATCAAAAAACGGGGAATGATGTGCAGTTTATTGCAGCACCATATGAACCGCAAGAATATTTTTTGGCAGTTAGAGGTCTTGAAAAAGAGCCTGAGGGTGGACAAAGATGTCGTGCATGTTTTAGCTACAGACTTGATTTGGTTGCCGCAAAGGCGGTGGAATTAGGGTTTGATTATTTTGGAAGTGCATTAACAATTAGTCCACATAAGAATTCACAGGTGGTCAATAGTGTTGGGATAGAAGTCCAAAACTTTTATAGTACGATGTATTTGCCAAGTGATTTTAAAAAGAACAATGGATATCGACGATCTGTAGAAATGTGTCAAGAATACGATGTTTATCGGCAATGTTATTGCGGTTGTATTTTTGCTGCGAAGGCACAGGGAATTGATTTAGCAAAGACGAGAAGAGAAGCTTTGGCATATTTGAAGGATAAAGATGTAGCTGAAGATTTTATGAATATCAAGTTTGTATACCATGAGGAAGAAAATAACCCTTTAAGATGAACGGCTTTTTTAAGGGAAAAATCGTTTTCTAAACTTTAGAATCTGTCAAAAAAAGTGACAGATTCTTTTTTTTATATATCTTTTTCTTAAAATGTATATTTTGCCTTTGTAATGTATAGATGTGATGATAGAATGCTTTTAAGGTGTATATTTTACAAAAATAGGGGGTATTCAAATGAAAGTGATGCTTTCCGACTTTAAAGAATTAATGCAGAAAGATAATATGGTTGAAATAAAATTATTAAAAAAAGACCATCCAGACTGGACAATTGTGACACAACCCTATGACGAGAAAGAACCATCGGCTTTTTTCGCTGAGCTTAAGGATGTCGATGCATTGATTACAGCTTTTTTACCGATTAATAAGATGATACTTGATGCAGCGCCAAGATTAAAATTAATATCGATTAGTGCAGTTGGCTATGAAAAAGTTGATTTGAAAATGGCGCAAAAAAGAGGTGTCAGAGTCTGTGCAATCGGAGAGTACTGTACTCAAGATGTAGCTGAATTTACAATCTCATTAATGTTTGCACTAGTAAAGAGATTGAAACAATATGATAGACTTGTGGTTGAAAAACATCGGTGGGAGTATGATGCATTTATGGCTCAACCCAGACTTTCACGGATGACATTAGGTATTTTTGGTTACGGCCGAATTGGTGCGGCAGTTGCCAAGATGGCAGTTGCGCTAGGTATGCGTGTAATAGCATATAGTCACCATATCACTGCTGGAACAATAAAAGATAATGTAGAATTTGTAAGTGAAGAAGAATTATTAGCGAAATCGGATATTATATCTAATCATATGAGGGCAACAACTGAGAACTACCATTTTTTTAATGCAGATATTTTTAAAAAAATGAGACAAAAAAAGCCTTACTTCATTAACGTTTCAAGAGGTGAAACTGTTGATGAAACAGAGCTTTTGTCAGCCATTGATAATGGGATGGTTCGAGGAGCGGCGCTCGATGTTTTAGAAAGTGAGCCTCCTGCTTTAGTCAATAATCCTTTGTTGCAGCGAGATAACATCATAATTTCTCCACATGCAGCCTTTTATTCTCAAGATTCGATGGCGATGTTGCAGCGAATTTCATGTCAGAATGTAACTTCTTTTTTTGAGGGACGAGATGAAAAAGTTTTTAACTTTGTTGATCAGTATTGATTTTATAATTTTTCAAATAAGTTCTAACTAAAAAGGCCATCAAAAGCAACAAAATTACAGTGAACCAGATTGATAATCGTGTTCCAAGCGTGAATGAATAGGGAATATCGGCAATTACAATCATTATTGTTGTTGATACAGAAGCAGCAATTTGGCGGAAAGTATTGTTTAAGGCAGATGCATGGCTAATATCTGGTGGATTGATATCTTTGAATGCTTCTGACATTGCTGGTGCAAAAACCAATGAGTTTCCGATCATTCTTGTAAGGTAAGCAGTAGCTATTAACCAAGACGGTGTTGTTTTTGTTAATAAAACTAGTGGAATAGTCGCAAGTAGCATTAGAAAAATACCCATATATAATAAGTGTTTGGGACCATGGCTGTCATAATAGCGACCTGCTAGCGCTGCAAAAAGTGCATTTAAAATAGCACCTGGTAGCAGAATGAGCCCTGCTTGCATGCTGTTTAAGCCTTGGACGTTTTCCACAAAGATTGGAATAATTTGCTCTGTGCCGATTAGAACCATGAAAGCAATCATGCCAATTAGAGTTAAGAGACTGAATGATCGGACTCTAAGAATTTGAACTCTAAGAACTGGTTGAGGAAGGTGCAACTGTCGTTTGTAAAAAGTACTTAATAAAAAAATACCAATGATAAGTGCAAGCCCAGCTAATAGATAACTTTGCTTATATAAAGTTAGGCTTGCTAGTGACAGGGTTGCTCCGGTAAGAGAAAGAATTACGGATAAGATGTCAATTTTGACGTCTTTTTTTTGTGAGTAATTAGGAAAATAAAAGAAGGCAATTAACCAGACAATAATAATGAGAGGTAATACAAGGATAAAAAGGAAGCGCCAAGTTAAAAAGTGTAAAATAACACCTGAAATTGTTGGCCCAATTGCTGGACCTGAAGCAATTACTAGGCCGGATAATCCTAAAACAGTTCCTCTTTTTTCAGGAGGATAAATTGTAACCATGGTTGTCATCTGGAAAGACATCAGTATTCCACCAGCACAAGCTTGAAGAATACGGGCAGTCAACAAGACGAGGAAAGTAGTTGCTAAAGAGCCTAAAATAGTACCAAAAATAAAAATGCCAGTTGTTACTAGAAATAACTGTCTATTTGAGTATTTGTCATACAAATTAGAAGAAAGAGGTGTGATAATTCCAATAATTAGAATGTAGCCAGTTGTCAGCCACTGAACATTACTTAAAGACACATGCATTGTTGTTTGAATAACAGGTAAAGCAGTAATCATCATTGTTTGGCTGGCTAGTGTAAGGAATGTAACTAGCAAAACAAGAATTGTAACAATTGTTCTTGTTTCTTTTGTAATATTTATATTCATAGATGTTTCCTTTCCATATAGGTAGATATTCATATTAAATCTTTGCACATAAGAAATATATTATAATAGTTGTCTTAACACTCAATGTTATAGTTTATTTTAAGCGATATCAAGAACTTTTTCGGTTGATGAAATAATGATAAATTAAATAATAATATTCGTTTTTAGATTATACTTGTATGCTAAAGCCTGTATCGAGATAGTTTTTGTTAAAATTATTAATTAAAAGACGAATAATACGGATTAGTGGCGTTGCAGAACAATGTATAAAAGGATATACTTGGGAAAATAGATTTAATAAATTGAATGAGGTGCTGAAATGAAAGCAATTCTGACTACAATTGGTAAGGACCAAGTAGGAATTATCGCGGGTGTTAGCCATTTTTTGGCTGAAAAGGAAATTAACATACTTGATGTTTCTCAGACTATCATGGACGGCTATTTTACAATGATGATGATGGTCGAGATAAAGAATGAAGATGCTGATTTTACTGTTCTTTCAGAAGAACTTGAAAAATTAGGAACAAAATTGGGCGTTGAAATTAAAATTAGACGTGAAGAAATTTATCATGCAATGCATCAGTTATAGGAGGATATTTAATTAAAGATGGAAACCGAGAAGATTATTGAGACAATCCACATGATTTCTGACGAGAACCTTGATGTCCGTACTATTACAATGGGAATTTCTTTACTTGATTGTATTGATAGCGACAGCACAAAAGCCTGTGAGCGCATTTATAATAAGATAATGAAAAAGGCTAAAAATTTAGTCAAAGTTGGTAAACAGATTGAAGCAGAGTATGGCATACCAATTATCAATAAGCGAATCTCTGTAACACCAATCTCAATTATTGCAGCAGCAAGTGCTGATAAGAATTATCTGAAGTATGCACAAACGTTAGATCGTGCGGCCAAAGAGTTAGGTGTCAATTTCATAGGTGGATTCTCTGCACTTGTACAAAAGGGCTATCAGACAGGAGATCTTAAATTAATTAAATCATTACCACAAGTTTTAGACGAGACAGACTTAGTATGTGCCTCAGTTAATGTGGGATCTACACGCAGTGGGATTAATATGGATGCTGTCGGAGAAATGGGTAAGATTATAAAAGAAGCATCAGAACGTTCTTTTATGACAAACACAAAAATGGTTGTCTTTTGCAATGCAGTTGAAGATAATCCGTTTATGGCTGGTGCTTTTCACGGTGTTGGTGAGCAAGATACAGTTATTAATGTTGGTGTTAGTGGACCAGGTGTTGTTAAACATGCACTTGAGAATGTTAAAGGTGCGTCAATGGATGTTGTTGCAGAAACTATTAAGCAGACGGCATTTAAAGTTACGCGAATGGGACAACTAGTTGGAACGATTGCGGCAGAACGTTTAGGAGTTTCCTTTGGGATTGTCGACTTGTCTTTAGCACCGACGCCAGCTGTCGGAGATTCTGTTGCACAAATTCTCGAAGAAATCGGGCTTGAAAGTGTGGGAACTCACGGTACAACAGCGGCTTTAGCCTTGTTAAATGATGCGGTTAAAAAAGGTGGAATTATGGCCTGCAGTCATGTGGGAGGATTATCTGGTGCATTTATACCAGTTTCTGAGGATGCAGGGATGATTGCTGCCGTTAATGCGGGTGCTTTGAATATTGAGAAGCTTGAAGCGATGACTGCTGTTTGTTCTGTCGGATTGGACATGATTGCAATTCCAGGTGACACCCCTGCTGATACAATTTCTGCGATGATTGCTGACGAAGCAGCAATTGGTATGATTAATAACAAAACGACTGCTGTTAGAATTTTACCAATTCAAGGTAAAAAAGTTGGTGAAATGGTAGAATTTGGTGGATTGCTTGGATATGCTCCTGTGATGGGTGTTAATAAGGCTTCTTCATCACAAATGATAGCTAGAGGTGGATTAATTCCAGCACCTATCCATAGTTTTAAGAATTAAAATTAATGTAACGATTATTTTGGCAGATAGTACTGATTTCTTTCAGTAATCTGTCTTTTTTAGTACCTAAAATATAGATATTTAGATAATAAGACTTATAATTAGTGAGTGATAAAAGCCTTTTCGTTCAAAAACAATCATAAATGCTTATTTATATGATTGAAAATGAGTTTTTTTGCATTTTTTTGATTGATTTTTCGGGCTAGTGATGGTAATATGCTTTAGGAGGTAATGTAAGTGCTTGCAGAAGAACGGCAACAAGTAATTTTGAGAATGCTTCGTGAGAATGGAATTGTAAAGTTACATGATGTTTGTGAAGAAGTTAAATGTTCAGAATCGTCAGTTCGTAGAGATTTACAAGAATTAGAAGAGAAGGGTATTTTAATTCGTGTGCATGGTGGTGCCAAAATACGTCAATCCTTACAAAAGGAATTAGATATGAGCGGCAAATTCTCTCAGAATACTGAACAAAAAAATCAAATTGCGAAGATGGCAGTAAGTCTTATTCAAGACGAGGATGTTATCTACCTTGATGCAGGCACATCTACATTGGCTATGATTCAGTTTCTGAAACAAAAGAAACAATTAACTGTGGTTACAAATGGAATTATGCATGCAACTGCACTTGCTGACCAAAATATTAGAACTATCTTGGTTGGTGGAGAGCTGAAAAATACGACAAAGGCAATTGTTGGTGTAGAAACAGTTAAGGAATTGCAACGTTATCGGTTCAACAAAGTCTTTTTGGGAATGAATGGGGTTCATATCGAATATGGGTATACAACTCCTGACCCTGATGAAGCAGCTGTCAAGCTTGCAGCAATAAAACAAGCTGCAGAGACATTTGTTTTGGTAGATAGCACAAAATTCGACCAATTCTCTTTTGTTAAAGTGGCAGAGGTATCAGAAGCCAAGATAATTACTAACAAGTTATCCAAGCTGGTTTTTGACCAGTATAATAATCAAACAGAAATTCAGGAGGTTTCGTTATGATTTACACAGTTACAGTTAATCCATCAATTGATTATATTGTGCAACTCAAAGAACTGACTTTAGGTGAAGTTAATCGTATGGATTATGATGCAAAACTTCCCGGGGGAAAAGGAATTAATGTTTCACGTATTCTCCGAGAATTAGGACAAGATAATGTTGCTCTTGGTTTTTTAGGTGGATTCACAGGTAATTTTGTTGAAAAATCGTTGAAGACAAAGGGTTTGAAGACGGAATTTACACATATAGCAGCTGATACACGTATAAATGTGAAAATCAAAGCACAGGCTGAAACAGAAATCAATGGTAAAGGTCCTAAGATTTCTGATGATGAAGTTGCAGCTTTCAAAAAACAATTTGATAAGTTAACAGAAGATGATGTAGTTATTTTATCTGGTAGTTTAGCTCCAAGTTTATCAAAGGATTTTTACTTTGAATTAATCGAATTAATCAGCAATAAAGGTGCAGATTTTGTAATAGATACGACTGGTGAAAGTTTAATGAGAACATTGAAGGAACATCCATTAGTTGTTAAACCAAATCATCATGAATTAGCGGAGTTGTTTGGTGTTGAACTAAAGGGAATTCCTGACATTGTTGAATATGGCAAAAAATTATTAGACTTAGGTGCGAAACATGTATTAATTTCAATGGCAGGCGACGGTGGATTGTTGATCACACCTGATAAGGTTTATTATAGTCAAGCGCCAAAAGGAACTGTAATCAATTCAGTTGGGGCTGGAGATTCAATGATTGGTGGATTTGTGGGGACGTTTGCAGCTACAAAGAACTCACTTGAAAGTTTCCGATATGGGTTGGCATGTGGGAGTGCAACTGCTTTTTCAGAAGATTTAGCAGATCGTGCTAAGATCGATGAGATTCTGCCACAAATAAAAATAGAAGAGTATAAAAATTAAAAAAAGGAAGTGTAGTAATGGATATTCGTGAATTGTTATTAAAAGATGCAATGATTATGAATTTAAAAGCAACAACGAAACAAGAAGCTATTGATGAAATGGTACATCAATACTATGTTACGGGTGTTATCAATGACGAAGAACTTTACAAGAAGGATATTGTAGCTCGTGAAGCCCAATCTACAACAGGAATTGGTGATGGCATTGCTATGCCACATGCAAAGGATAAGGCAGTTCAAAGAGCAACCGTTATGTTCGCTAAGAGTGAAGGCGGAGTTGATTATGCTTCACTTGATGGTAACCCAGTTCACTTGTTCTTTATGATTGCTGCTCCAGAAGGTGCTAATGATACTCATTTGAAAGCACTTGCTACTCTATCAGGTCTCTTGATAAATCCAGATTTGGTTGCAAGTTTGAAAAAAGCACAAACACCTGAGGAGGTACAACAATTATTTGCAGATGCACAAGCTGCTAAGGAAGCTAAGGAAAAAGTAGAAGAAGAAAAAGAAAAGGCTGCCGCTAAGGCACCGGTTTCATCTAACCGTCCTTATATTGTAGCTGTAACAGCTTGCCCAACTGGGATTGCCCACACATATATGGCTGAAGAAGCATTGAAAAAACAAGCTGAAGCAATGGGTGTTGACATTAAAGTTGAAACAAATGGTTCAGAAGGTGTAAAACATCTTTTAACAGCTGATGAGATTTCTCGTGCCGCAGGTGTTATTGTTGCTGCTGATAAGAAAGTTGAGATGGCACGTTTTGATGGTAAACATTTAGTTAATCGTCCTGTTGTTGATGGAATAAAAAAAGCTGAAGAACTTATTAATAAAGCAGTGGAACAAGATGCTCCGATTTTTCATGCAGATGCAGATTCTAGTCAAGAAGATGAAGGTGCAAATGGAACAGTTGGAAGTAAGATATATAAGGATCTAATGAATGGTGTTTCTCACATGCTGCCTTTTGTTGTAGGTGGTGGTATCTTAATGGCGTTGTCATTCGTTATTGAACAATATCTTGGTGGAGCCAAGTCAACTGGTTTTATTTTCTTGAATAATGCAGGAAGTCTTGCCTTTGCATTTATGATTCCAGTGTTAGCAGGATATATCGCTGAATCCATTGGTGATCGACCAGCATTGATGCCTGGTTTCGTTGGTGGATTTATGGCAACTGTTTATAGCGGTTCATTTGGTGGAGTTTATACTGCTAATGTTATGACAAATGCTAAGAGTGCAGGTGGATTCTTAGGTGGAATCGCTGCTGGTTTTATCGCTGGTTACTTAACGATTTTCCTGAAACATTTATTCTCTAAGTTACCTAAGTCACTTGAAGGTATGAAACCAATGCTTCTTTATCCAATTGTTGGTTTGTTCTTAGTTGCTTTCTTGATGTTCTTTATTGTAAACCCAATTTTTGCAGTTATTAATACATGGTTAACCACATTCTTGAACCACATGGGAACAGGCAATGCTGTATTACTTGGTTTGATTTTAGGTGGTATGATGTCCATTGATATGGGTGGCCCATTCAACAAAGCTGCATATGTTTTCGCTGTTGGTGCATTTACAGCAACTAAAAATGGTGATTTGATGGCCGCTGTAATGGCTGGTGGTATGGTTCCTCCATTTGCAACAGCTATTGCAACAGCATTCTGGCCAAAGAAGTTTACGGATGATGAGCGAAAAGCAGGTATCACTAACTGGGTACTTGGTTTCTCCTTTATAACTGAAGGTGCCATTCCATTCGCAACAGCTGATCCATTACATGTGATTGGTTCAAGTGTACTGGGAGCTGCAATTGCTGGTGGTTTAACACAGCTTTGGCACGTAAGTGTTCCAGCTCCTCATGGTGGTTTATGGGTAACACCATTAGCTACTAATGCTTTTGGTTACATTGCAGCCGTTGTAATTGGTGCAATCATTGCAGGTGTTGTATTAGGAATTTGGAAAAAAGAAAAAGTAAATAATTAGGAACAAAAAAGCCAAGCTGAGGAAGAAATTCTTCAGCTTGGCTTTTTTTCTGAGCAAAATTTAAAACGTTGATCTTACCTTTGATCTTTAAAGATACTGTACGATCTTTTTAATAGTTTAAATGTTTTAACATAAGTATGATAAAAGCTAAAAGTAAACTTCTCCAGGATTAAGCTCCAAAGGTCTTGGGAAAACACTTGTTGAAAATACAATTTGAGTCTTTGTTTCACCAAAACGTTGAATATCATTAATAAAATTATCAAGAGCCCTAGTGGACTTAAAGTAACATGTGATGATTTGCGAATAGCTACCTGTTACACAATCACAAGAAATAACGTTTCCTACAGATTTTATATATGGATAAAAATCATCTTTATCTTTAGGTGAAAGCCGTAAGCTAACATATGCTTTGATGGGATACCCAAGAACCTTATAATCAATAGAAGTCTGATAATTTGTAATGATGCCGCGTTCTTCAAGATGTGTTAAGCGAGTTGAGACTGCTGGTGCAGAAATAAAGCAAATATCAGCCAGCTTTTTCAAGGAAATACGGGCGTCTTTTTGTAATGTCGATACAATTTTTAAATCAATTTCATCCATTAAAAATCCCTCCAAACGATCCTATGTAGCTTAATATAGCATACTATTTTAATTTAAACACGTATTAAAAAACAAAAGAACGGTAAAAATATACCAAAAAACGAATAAAAAAGGATAATAATTATAGTTCTATGCTATTTTATATAAATGACTAATATAAAAATTAAAGAAGTTCATTTTGTAAAAAGAATTTTCTCAACAGCTTTTTTCATGTCACTTGAAGAGATAACTTTCTTTGCACGCTTATTATGCTTGCTTAGAAGTTGTTCAATAGCACTAGGAAATTCAACATGACTCTTATTTTTAAGAGCTTGTAGTGCAGTAAAACCAGTTTCAAAGGCAGCAGAATCATGGAGACCAATTAAAACTGACTGGGGAAACTTATAAGGACTGGCAGTTGAGACAATGACGGTCGGTATTGTGGAATCAGGATATTTTTCCTTATACAGCCTAGCCACATAAGAGGCAACAGCCGTATGAGGGTCAATGATTGAACCATCAATTTTATAAATGCGAGAAATTTCATTAGCAGTTTGTTCTTCATCAGCAAAAGCTGCAAAAAAATCCGATAATGAATCTTTTATTTCCGAGGAAATACTATATTTTCCGTTATTACTTAATTGCGTCATTAAATCAATAGTTGCTTGAACATCTTCATTATTAATGTAAAAAAGAAGCCGTTCAAGGTTACTGGAGACCAATATATCCATTGAAGGTGAGGATGTTACATAAAATGGTCTGTTTTTATCATAAATACCTTCATTAAAAAACTCTGTCAGAACATTATTTTTATTAGATGCGCAAAGAAGTTTATTAATAGGCAAGCCCATCTTTTGGGCATAGTAACCAGCTAAAATATCACCGAAGTTACCTGTTGGTACACTGAAGTTGATAGCAGAACCTAGAGAGATCTTTTGCTGTTTAACCATTTGTGAATAAGCATAGAAATAATAAACGACTTGAGGAAATAGGCGGCCAATATTGATTGAATTAGCAGAGGAAAATTGATAATTGTCATTTGCCAATTTTTGAGAAAGTTTGTCATTGTTAAGTATTCTTTTTACATTTGTTTGAGCAACATCGAAGTTACCATCAACGGCATAAATAAAAGTATTCTTTCCTTTTTGAGTTAGCATTTGTTGTTCCTGAATGAAACTTACACCATCTTTTGGATAAAAAACAATAATTTTTGTACCTTCAACGTCTGCAAAACCATCCATTGCAGCTTTACCAGTGTCTCCTGAGGTAGCAGTCAA
Above is a window of Liquorilactobacillus hordei DSM 19519 DNA encoding:
- a CDS encoding lipoate--protein ligase is translated as MQYVAMKTFDIRRNLATEQYLMNSDKLELPVVLFYIEDRCVIVGRNQNTIEEVDQNYCRENGVTVTRRLSGGGAMYQDLGNLCFSFIVDAKNQEFGDFKKMVSPIVKALHEMGVTGAEVTGRNDIVVDGKKFSGNAMYTRGGKTFSHGTLMLDVDTSEVAKTLTVPLDKIQSKGIKSVRSRVTNLRPYLLPEYQNITTEEFRDLLITKVLGVDSIEQAKENEYLLTAEDESKVDEIEAQYYSNWDWVYGKSPKFTVKKRKHFTSGTIDARILVEKGKIENIKFYGDFFGTNNVSELETKLTGSVFDRPQLEAKLHDSNLSQYFQGIPEKEIIDLLAG
- a CDS encoding SGNH/GDSL hydrolase family protein, translated to MKWQTAWVHECGDFSALPFKMTELTEIIQMTLNVSGNAVRFELSNLYGEEDLVFNEVSFSADKKFHVKHRIYYDSKTTIIIQKGTTIMTDALDVKILPGQKVFLRLISSRTQKYMDFASTYDTSMTNAAIVRRAGVNPSLRQTFGARRGWFCLSKAEVFSNYQPKIVSLIGDSLIEMGYVSDSLMALLYQKFPNKVVVLNHGVSGQRLLNDAPQGEPLFATFGMKTRKILPKVLQNSPNIVLMFAGLNDLILPVFSQEAKNQLAQAQVLFKEVEYIYKQITSNKSEFMLSTITPFEIGHTKEIHTSVMEQNLLTRINLNKLFQKKYQTELINSAALVEDKTCHLLREYDLGDHIHINKAAGEIIAQNICDKVIAKTGLV
- a CDS encoding epoxyqueuosine reductase QueH, producing MIDLHEILDKMNPNQKINYDKILQKMVVTWQKDKVRPSILLHSCCAPCSTYTLEYLTQYADVTVYYANSNIHPRAEYQRREYVQRKFISDFNQKTGNDVQFIAAPYEPQEYFLAVRGLEKEPEGGQRCRACFSYRLDLVAAKAVELGFDYFGSALTISPHKNSQVVNSVGIEVQNFYSTMYLPSDFKKNNGYRRSVEMCQEYDVYRQCYCGCIFAAKAQGIDLAKTRREALAYLKDKDVAEDFMNIKFVYHEEENNPLR
- a CDS encoding NAD(P)-dependent oxidoreductase; the encoded protein is MKVMLSDFKELMQKDNMVEIKLLKKDHPDWTIVTQPYDEKEPSAFFAELKDVDALITAFLPINKMILDAAPRLKLISISAVGYEKVDLKMAQKRGVRVCAIGEYCTQDVAEFTISLMFALVKRLKQYDRLVVEKHRWEYDAFMAQPRLSRMTLGIFGYGRIGAAVAKMAVALGMRVIAYSHHITAGTIKDNVEFVSEEELLAKSDIISNHMRATTENYHFFNADIFKKMRQKKPYFINVSRGETVDETELLSAIDNGMVRGAALDVLESEPPALVNNPLLQRDNIIISPHAAFYSQDSMAMLQRISCQNVTSFFEGRDEKVFNFVDQY
- a CDS encoding DHA2 family efflux MFS transporter permease subunit; translation: MNINITKETRTIVTILVLLVTFLTLASQTMMITALPVIQTTMHVSLSNVQWLTTGYILIIGIITPLSSNLYDKYSNRQLFLVTTGIFIFGTILGSLATTFLVLLTARILQACAGGILMSFQMTTMVTIYPPEKRGTVLGLSGLVIASGPAIGPTISGVILHFLTWRFLFILVLPLIIIVWLIAFFYFPNYSQKKDVKIDILSVILSLTGATLSLASLTLYKQSYLLAGLALIIGIFLLSTFYKRQLHLPQPVLRVQILRVRSFSLLTLIGMIAFMVLIGTEQIIPIFVENVQGLNSMQAGLILLPGAILNALFAALAGRYYDSHGPKHLLYMGIFLMLLATIPLVLLTKTTPSWLIATAYLTRMIGNSLVFAPAMSEAFKDINPPDISHASALNNTFRQIAASVSTTIMIVIADIPYSFTLGTRLSIWFTVILLLLMAFLVRTYLKNYKINTDQQS
- a CDS encoding ACT domain-containing protein, with product MKAILTTIGKDQVGIIAGVSHFLAEKEINILDVSQTIMDGYFTMMMMVEIKNEDADFTVLSEELEKLGTKLGVEIKIRREEIYHAMHQL
- a CDS encoding PFL family protein, which translates into the protein METEKIIETIHMISDENLDVRTITMGISLLDCIDSDSTKACERIYNKIMKKAKNLVKVGKQIEAEYGIPIINKRISVTPISIIAAASADKNYLKYAQTLDRAAKELGVNFIGGFSALVQKGYQTGDLKLIKSLPQVLDETDLVCASVNVGSTRSGINMDAVGEMGKIIKEASERSFMTNTKMVVFCNAVEDNPFMAGAFHGVGEQDTVINVGVSGPGVVKHALENVKGASMDVVAETIKQTAFKVTRMGQLVGTIAAERLGVSFGIVDLSLAPTPAVGDSVAQILEEIGLESVGTHGTTAALALLNDAVKKGGIMACSHVGGLSGAFIPVSEDAGMIAAVNAGALNIEKLEAMTAVCSVGLDMIAIPGDTPADTISAMIADEAAIGMINNKTTAVRILPIQGKKVGEMVEFGGLLGYAPVMGVNKASSSQMIARGGLIPAPIHSFKN